From Sphingobacterium bambusae:
GTCCACCTGCGTAGGTAAAATTCAGCACAAGTTCGACATTTTTGTAAGCCAAGCGGTTATTGAATCCGCCGTACCATTTTGGCAATGTATTACCTAACAGGTAGAAGTCATTACCCGATAAAGAGGCGGCATTACCCCCATCGAGGTACGTCCATTTTCCAAGACCATTATACTGCACCTCTTCGCCCTTTGCATTCATGAAAATCCGCTGTCCATTCTCCGGATTCACGCCAATGGTCTTGAGCCCATACAAACTTCCAACGGCATATCCTACGCGTGTGACATTGGTATTCCCGGTTCCCGTCGCACCAATGATGTCGGCATTTCCATCGGCCAATGCTGTTACCTCATTCCGTAACGCGGAAAGATTAAAACCTGCATTCCAAGTAAAATTGCCCTCAGCCAATATATCCGCGTTAACTCCCAACTCAAATCCTCGATTGTACATGGATCCGACATTAGCTAAAATCGTATTTCCAGGGATACCTTTGGACAAAGATTGCGGTGTATTAAGAATAAGATTATTAACGTTATTTTTAAAATAAGCCAGTTCGAATTTCAGACGTTGCTTCCAAGTGGAGAAAGTTAACCCAACATTTGTTTGATCACTAGTTTCCCAAGAAAGCATGGGATTTCCTTGCTGACTAATTCCCCAAGTGCCGACGTTACCGTAAAGCGATGAGGAGTATAAGTCGTAAGAGCTATAATCATTTGCTAGGTTTCCGTTACCGACTCGTCCCCAACTTGCATTGACCTTGACATCAGAAAATAGGCGAGCCAACGAAGAGTTACGGAAAAAAGTTTCATCAGAAAGGAGCCAACCTACCGCCACACCACCAAAATCGCCATATTTTCTCCCTAGCGCAAGTGCCGAATTTCCATCACGTCGATAATTAACGGTAAGCAGGTACTTGTCTGCCAACTCATAGTTCAATCGTGAAAAAAAGGAAGCATAAACCCGCTCACCCCTATTGTTGCCCGCAGCGACTACACTGCCCCAACCGCCCTGGTAATAGGTAAAGAAATCATCAGAAGCCTGCGTAGCCCTTGCGCCCCACGAGGACAATTTATTTCGTTGAATATCAAACCCGACCAATACATTAAACGCCTGTTCAGAACCAATCACGGTATTATATTGAGCGGTGTTGGTCCATATTTGGTTAAGCCGAATGACCGAGGTGTTGGTGACAGCCCCACCAGTAGTGTAAGCTTCCGATCCCAACAGTGGGCTACGATATGCTTCATCTTGAACATCGATACGATCCACCGCGTAGAGCGATGTTAGGGAAAGTTTCTCAATAGGCTTCAAGGTAGCACTGAAATTCCCGAGGAAATGACTATTGTTCGAATGGTTTCGGGAAAGATCAAAAATAGAAACGGGATTGTACAAAGGTATCGTCGTCTTGTTTTGTCCGGAGCCAAGCGTGCCGCTATTTGGATTAAGATGGTAACTACCATCTTCGTTGTATGCAGGAATATTCGGAGGTAGGACTAAAGCCAGGCGCGTAGATCCGGTGGTGGTCATGGAGGCTCCGGGCAAACTTCCCGAGTCAAATGATTGATTATTACTGTTGCTGTAGCTTCCGCCAGCCGATAACTTTAACCACGCAGTTGTTTGGTTATCCAGATTAAATCGTAGGCCCTTTCTGTCGAAATCATTGCCAACAAGAAAACCTGACTGGTCGGTAGCATTGGCTGAAATATAGTAGTTAACCTTCTCGCTTCCTCCCGATACATTCACCGTATGA
This genomic window contains:
- a CDS encoding SusC/RagA family TonB-linked outer membrane protein, translated to MDSIRLSGSTIMLVGLLSLFFHLQAQQTAPIVHAKFEGVVTDSITGRPIEGANVQLETVTHRVKTDPDGHFQFVTGQKFPVQITVSYLGYKTKTVTLSQSPIIIALQRAEEELDAVVVVGYGRQKRKNFIGSVSTIEGGALVDRPVQSFDQALMGQAPGVSVALPNGQLNSPPVIRIRGVNSISLNASPLIVIDGVPVTSGQVSSTRASNNPLADINPNDIESISVLKDAASTSIYGSRAAGGVILVTTKRGKQGSTNVNYDGWVSIANAMRIPKVLNAEQYTTIKNESIANASAIDGISRTPVYFLSSLTDGSIVDTDWKSYVYRTGFSHNHTVNVSGGSEKVNYYISANATDQSGFLVGNDFDRKGLRFNLDNQTTAWLKLSAGGSYSNSNNQSFDSGSLPGASMTTTGSTRLALVLPPNIPAYNEDGSYHLNPNSGTLGSGQNKTTIPLYNPVSIFDLSRNHSNNSHFLGNFSATLKPIEKLSLTSLYAVDRIDVQDEAYRSPLLGSEAYTTGGAVTNTSVIRLNQIWTNTAQYNTVIGSEQAFNVLVGFDIQRNKLSSWGARATQASDDFFTYYQGGWGSVVAAGNNRGERVYASFFSRLNYELADKYLLTVNYRRDGNSALALGRKYGDFGGVAVGWLLSDETFFRNSSLARLFSDVKVNASWGRVGNGNLANDYSSYDLYSSSLYGNVGTWGISQQGNPMLSWETSDQTNVGLTFSTWKQRLKFELAYFKNNVNNLILNTPQSLSKGIPGNTILANVGSMYNRGFELGVNADILAEGNFTWNAGFNLSALRNEVTALADGNADIIGATGTGNTNVTRVGYAVGSLYGLKTIGVNPENGQRIFMNAKGEEVQYNGLGKWTYLDGGNAASLSGNDFYLLGNTLPKWYGGFNNRLAYKNVELVLNFTYAGGHYVMNRTRSTLTDQIFFNNSTEILDRWTTPGQQTNVPRVVSGDRISFGGSTPISEHVEKANFLRLQQAQLSYLLPAPLLDVLKFNKVRFFVQVNNAFLWTNYTGIDPEVSSNGDSNVAPGVEYNTAGLGRTFTFGLNLTF